One window from the genome of Asterias amurensis chromosome 12, ASM3211899v1 encodes:
- the LOC139945533 gene encoding uncharacterized protein produces the protein MNPNYPPQAYSAGRPNGAPPGYGGQPNPAIPAQPPPIGFNPALYQHPSQTPAYSSTSPYASHVSLAPSPAQYRYQQPPPIYSSAPAYLTQAQAVSAMSYSTPGAYTYAPGQPTYIQQPAQPVSNLTVVQPGRNVYVPNATPSHQSGYDAGTLAGLGFVAGAALGSGHHHYGHHGYHGHHHGFGAHHNHHGFGHH, from the exons ATGAATCCGAACTACCCTCCGCAAGCCTACTCGGCTGGGAGGCCCAATGGTGCACCTCCAG GTTATGGTGGACAACCCAATCCTGCCATTCCTGCCCAGCCTCCTCCTATAGGATTCAATCCGGCTCTGTATCAGCACCCATCCCAAACTCCAGCCTACTCATCAACAT CTCCGTATGCCAGTCATGTCAGTTTAGCCCCGTCCCCAGCACAGTATCGCTACCAACAACCACCACCCATCTACAGCTCAGCTCCAGCTTACCTAACTCAGGCACAAGCTGTGTCTGCAATGTCATACAGCACTCCAGGG GCTTACACGTACGCTCCAGGACAGCCTACATATATCCAGCAACCAGCTCAGCCTGTTTCCAATCTGACTGTCGTTCAGCCAGGCAGGAACGTCTATGTGCCCAATGCAACG CCTAGCCACCAAAGCGGCTACGACGCAGGAACTCTGGCGGGTCTAGGCTTCGTAGCCGGGGCAGCCTTGGGGAGTGGTCATCACCATTACGGCCATCACGGCTATCACGGTCATCATCATGGCTTCGGTGCTCATCACAATCACCATGGCTTCGGCCACCACTGA